In the Clostridium beijerinckii genome, one interval contains:
- the pyrF gene encoding orotidine-5'-phosphate decarboxylase produces the protein MTNYIIDKLYNRVEERGVVCVGLDTALSYIPDHIKEGRTDSEAIFEFNKQIIDATWDVSACFKVQIAYYEALGLEGLIAYKKTLDYLRDKGEIIIADIKRGDIAATATMYAKAHFDGDFEADFITLSPYMGMDSIEPYLPYLEKGSKGVFSLVRTSNPGAEDIEYLDTTGDKKVYEVVADKITEMGKNYTGSCGYTAIGGVIGCTHVEEGKKIRSNYSNMFFLIPGYGAQGGKAEDVALYLNNGNGGVVNSSRGILLAYKKENREKEFALCAREEAIKMRDAIREAVKNI, from the coding sequence ATGACAAATTACATAATTGATAAATTATACAATAGGGTTGAAGAAAGAGGAGTAGTTTGTGTAGGGTTGGATACTGCATTAAGCTATATTCCAGATCATATAAAAGAAGGTAGAACTGACAGTGAAGCTATCTTTGAATTCAATAAACAAATAATAGATGCGACTTGGGATGTATCAGCATGCTTTAAGGTGCAGATTGCTTACTATGAAGCTTTAGGACTTGAAGGATTAATTGCTTACAAGAAAACTCTAGACTATTTAAGAGATAAAGGTGAAATTATCATAGCGGATATTAAAAGAGGAGATATAGCAGCTACAGCAACCATGTATGCAAAGGCTCATTTTGATGGGGATTTTGAAGCTGATTTTATAACACTTAGTCCATATATGGGAATGGATAGTATTGAACCATATCTACCTTATTTAGAAAAGGGAAGTAAAGGTGTGTTTAGCTTAGTTAGAACTTCAAATCCAGGTGCAGAAGATATTGAGTATCTAGATACTACTGGAGATAAGAAAGTTTACGAAGTTGTAGCAGATAAAATTACTGAAATGGGAAAAAATTATACTGGAAGTTGTGGATATACAGCAATTGGCGGTGTTATAGGATGTACTCATGTTGAAGAAGGAAAGAAAATAAGATCAAACTATAGCAATATGTTTTTCTTAATACCTGGATATGGTGCACAAGGCGGGAAAGCTGAAGATGTTGCACTATATTTAAACAATGGAAATGGTGGGGTTGTAAATTCTTCAAGAGGAATACTCCTTGCTTACAAAAAAGAAAATAGAGAAAAAGAGTTTGCTTTATGTGCTAGAGAAGAAGCCATAAAGATGAGAGATGCAATAAGAGAAGCAGTGAAGAACATATAA
- the pflB gene encoding formate C-acetyltransferase: MFKQWDGFKNGTWQESIDVRNFIQKNYKLYEGDSTFLEDKTEKTSKVWARAYELIVEEVKKGIIDVATDRVSGIDNYEPGYIDKDNEVIVGLQTDAPLKRIVNPFGGMRMVQSSLKEYGYELDKNIEEYFPKYRKTHNEGVFDAYTKEIRAARSAGLLTGLPDAYGRGRIIGDYRRVALYGIDYLIEEKKRDLDNLNGDMLDELVRKREEVSMQIRALGEVKSMAAKYGIDISKPASNAREAAQHLYFGYLAGIKENNGAATSFGRTSTFLDIYIERDLEAGLITEKEAQEIVDQLIIKLRLVRHLRTPEYNELFGGDPTWVTESIGGVGINGKPLVTKNSFRYLHTLINLGTSAEPNLTVLWSDKLPESFKKYCAEISIKTDSIQYENDEVMRPIYGDDYAIACCVSAMKVGKQMQFFGARANIAKSLLYAINGGVDELKGIKVVPGIEKLTDEEILNFDKVKANYFKVLEYVAKVYVDTMNIIHFMHDKYAYEASQMALHDTAVERLMAFGIAGLSVAIDSLSAIKYAKVKPIRNEEGITVDFEVEGDFPKYGNDDDRADDLGVELVTKFSGELKKHPLYRDAKHTLSALTITSNVMYGKKTGTTPDGRKKGEPLAPGANPMHGRDINGALASLNSVAKIPYNEICQDGVSNTFSIVPDALGKNEDQKITNLVAILDGYFTQGAHHLNVNVLNRQTLIDAMENPDKYPTLTIRVSGYAVNFSRLSKEQQLEVISRTFHESI; the protein is encoded by the coding sequence ATGTTTAAACAATGGGATGGATTTAAAAACGGAACATGGCAAGAGAGTATTGACGTAAGAAACTTTATACAAAAAAATTATAAGTTATATGAAGGAGATTCAACTTTCCTAGAAGATAAAACTGAAAAAACAAGCAAAGTATGGGCGAGAGCTTATGAATTAATAGTAGAAGAAGTTAAAAAAGGAATTATAGATGTAGCGACTGATAGAGTATCAGGAATAGATAACTATGAACCTGGATATATAGATAAAGATAACGAAGTTATAGTTGGACTTCAAACAGATGCACCACTTAAGAGAATAGTAAATCCATTTGGTGGAATGAGAATGGTTCAAAGCTCTTTAAAAGAATATGGATATGAGTTAGATAAAAATATCGAAGAATATTTTCCTAAGTACAGAAAGACTCACAACGAAGGTGTATTTGATGCGTATACAAAAGAAATAAGAGCAGCAAGAAGTGCGGGATTATTAACAGGCCTACCAGATGCATACGGTAGAGGAAGAATAATAGGTGATTATAGAAGAGTAGCTCTTTACGGTATAGATTACCTAATAGAAGAAAAGAAAAGGGATCTTGATAATCTAAATGGTGATATGCTTGATGAGTTAGTAAGAAAAAGAGAAGAAGTTTCAATGCAGATCAGAGCTTTAGGCGAAGTAAAATCAATGGCAGCAAAATATGGAATTGATATATCTAAGCCGGCATCAAATGCAAGAGAAGCAGCACAACATTTATACTTTGGATATTTAGCAGGAATTAAGGAAAACAATGGAGCTGCAACATCATTTGGAAGAACTTCAACCTTCTTAGATATTTATATTGAAAGAGATTTAGAAGCAGGATTAATTACAGAAAAAGAAGCTCAAGAAATTGTTGACCAACTAATTATAAAGTTAAGATTAGTTAGACACTTAAGAACTCCAGAATATAATGAATTATTCGGAGGGGACCCAACTTGGGTAACTGAATCAATTGGTGGTGTAGGTATTAATGGCAAGCCGCTTGTAACTAAGAATTCATTTAGATATCTTCATACCTTAATTAATCTTGGAACATCAGCAGAGCCAAACTTAACAGTTTTATGGTCAGATAAGCTTCCAGAAAGCTTTAAGAAATATTGTGCAGAAATCTCAATAAAAACAGACTCTATTCAATATGAAAATGATGAAGTTATGAGACCGATTTATGGTGATGATTATGCAATAGCTTGCTGCGTATCAGCTATGAAGGTTGGTAAACAAATGCAATTCTTTGGAGCTAGAGCAAATATAGCTAAATCACTTTTATATGCCATAAATGGTGGAGTAGATGAATTAAAAGGTATTAAGGTAGTGCCAGGAATTGAAAAGCTTACAGACGAAGAAATTCTTAATTTTGATAAAGTAAAAGCAAATTACTTCAAAGTATTAGAGTATGTAGCAAAAGTTTATGTAGATACAATGAACATAATCCACTTTATGCATGATAAATACGCTTATGAAGCAAGTCAAATGGCTCTTCATGATACAGCAGTAGAAAGATTAATGGCATTTGGTATTGCAGGTCTATCAGTAGCAATAGATTCATTATCAGCTATAAAATATGCAAAAGTTAAACCAATTAGAAATGAAGAAGGTATAACTGTAGATTTTGAAGTTGAAGGAGATTTCCCTAAATACGGAAATGATGATGACAGAGCAGATGATCTAGGCGTAGAATTAGTAACTAAATTCTCTGGAGAGCTTAAGAAACATCCACTATACAGAGATGCAAAACATACATTATCAGCGCTAACAATCACATCAAATGTAATGTATGGTAAGAAGACAGGGACAACTCCGGATGGAAGAAAGAAAGGTGAACCTTTAGCACCAGGAGCAAATCCAATGCATGGAAGAGATATTAATGGAGCATTAGCATCACTTAACTCAGTAGCTAAAATACCATATAATGAAATTTGCCAAGATGGTGTATCTAATACATTCTCAATAGTTCCAGATGCACTTGGAAAAAATGAAGATCAAAAGATAACTAACCTAGTTGCAATATTAGATGGATATTTCACTCAAGGGGCTCATCACTTAAATGTTAATGTTCTTAATAGACAAACATTGATAGATGCTATGGAAAATCCCGATAAATACCCAACACTTACAATCAGAGTTTCAGGGTATGCTGTTAACTTCAGTAGATTATCAAAAGAACAACAATTAGAAGTTATAAGTAGAACATTCCATGAGAGCATCTAA
- a CDS encoding DUF2334 domain-containing protein — MQRNAKLSLFSFLAIALSVFILYQVLSYFNFFRKNLTIINKTLYSSMLPEEKFKSTYTPKIKFSDKPVTKVNDVTLNILNTGNLTNVPILLKAQRYYIPLTFICSKLNYTLDTSNNSISIYNDSNKIFLNETTYEKNSRKGNLRGNLLNNNGSYYISISDIEEIFDLFAVFDFQNKKINLIPNDVKEPEDSAILYSDKIGLIRFEDFGCGYTNVVDKNQTKIKIMANLLFSQGLKFHISWIPRFVVPSANFDNDLLTNDNIVNVGFVDVLDYALNKGGEIGLHGYTHQSGNDSSGTGEEMSKDVNSTEAETRAVIEKGIDTASALNIPISYYESPHYRDTEQQKKIISEYFQFIYEPYDYTKSNIYKPDDSHLFVPTPLGRIADPSTDTTRMVNTINEGDADTLNSFYYHPSIEIDYINFNLNGNKLNVNYDARSPLQQIVKAFKDNDYTTVHIDELINK, encoded by the coding sequence ATGCAAAGGAATGCTAAACTATCTTTATTTTCTTTTTTAGCAATAGCTCTATCTGTCTTTATATTATATCAAGTTCTTTCTTATTTTAATTTTTTTAGAAAGAATCTAACTATTATTAATAAAACATTATACTCAAGTATGCTACCAGAGGAAAAATTTAAAAGTACATATACACCCAAAATCAAATTTTCGGACAAGCCTGTAACAAAAGTAAATGATGTAACCCTAAATATTTTGAATACAGGAAATCTAACTAATGTTCCAATACTGCTAAAAGCCCAAAGGTATTATATACCTCTAACTTTTATTTGCAGTAAACTCAATTATACTTTAGATACTTCTAATAATTCCATATCAATATATAATGATAGTAATAAAATTTTCTTAAATGAAACCACTTATGAAAAGAATTCTAGAAAAGGTAATCTTCGTGGTAATTTACTTAACAATAATGGTAGCTATTATATTTCAATTTCAGATATAGAAGAAATTTTTGATTTATTTGCTGTATTTGACTTTCAGAACAAAAAAATAAACCTAATACCTAACGATGTAAAGGAACCAGAAGATTCAGCTATACTATATAGCGATAAAATTGGTTTAATACGTTTTGAAGATTTTGGTTGCGGTTATACAAATGTTGTAGATAAAAATCAAACAAAAATAAAGATAATGGCTAATTTGCTATTTTCCCAAGGACTGAAATTTCATATTTCATGGATACCTAGATTTGTAGTTCCTTCAGCAAATTTTGATAATGATTTGTTGACGAATGATAACATTGTAAATGTAGGATTTGTAGATGTATTAGATTATGCTCTTAATAAAGGTGGAGAAATAGGTTTACACGGATATACTCATCAATCTGGTAATGACTCAAGCGGAACTGGTGAAGAAATGTCTAAAGACGTAAATAGTACAGAAGCTGAGACTAGAGCAGTAATAGAAAAAGGTATAGATACTGCAAGTGCTCTGAACATTCCTATCTCGTATTACGAAAGTCCTCATTACAGAGATACTGAGCAACAAAAGAAAATAATTAGTGAATATTTTCAGTTCATATACGAGCCATATGATTATACAAAAAGTAACATTTATAAGCCAGATGACTCTCACTTATTTGTTCCAACTCCATTAGGCCGTATAGCTGATCCATCAACAGATACGACTCGTATGGTAAATACGATTAATGAAGGAGATGCTGATACGCTTAATAGCTTTTATTATCATCCATCTATAGAAATAGATTATATAAACTTTAACCTAAATGGAAACAAACTTAACGTGAATTATGATGCACGTTCACCTTTGCAACAAATAGTAAAAGCATTTAAAGATAATGATTATACTACCGTTCATATTGATGAACTTATAAACAAGTAA
- the pyrE gene encoding orotate phosphoribosyltransferase, with protein MKAYKKEFINFMIECGVLTFGDFVTKSGRKTPFFVNTGNYQTGSQLRRLGEFYAEAIKENFADDYDVLFGPAYKGIPLSVTTSIALSSSFDIDVRYCSNRKEVKDHGDTGILLGSKLNDGDKVLIVEDVTTAGTSIYETMPILKSQADVNVKGLIISVDRMERGQGEQSALTEIREKFGFKTCAIVTMAEVIEYLYNKEINGTILITDEVKGRIDEYYKQYGAK; from the coding sequence ATGAAGGCATATAAGAAAGAATTTATCAATTTTATGATAGAATGTGGAGTACTTACATTTGGAGATTTTGTTACTAAGAGTGGAAGAAAGACTCCGTTCTTTGTTAATACAGGTAACTATCAAACAGGAAGCCAGTTAAGAAGACTTGGAGAATTTTATGCAGAGGCAATAAAAGAAAACTTTGCAGATGATTATGATGTATTATTTGGGCCTGCATACAAAGGAATTCCTCTAAGCGTTACAACATCTATTGCTTTGTCTAGCTCATTTGATATTGATGTAAGATATTGTTCAAATAGAAAAGAAGTAAAAGATCATGGAGATACAGGAATTCTTTTAGGAAGTAAACTAAATGATGGAGATAAAGTACTAATAGTTGAAGATGTTACAACAGCAGGAACATCAATTTACGAAACTATGCCTATCTTAAAAAGCCAAGCAGATGTTAATGTTAAAGGTCTTATAATATCGGTAGATAGAATGGAAAGAGGGCAAGGTGAACAATCAGCCTTAACTGAAATCAGAGAAAAATTCGGATTTAAAACTTGTGCCATAGTTACAATGGCGGAAGTTATAGAATATTTATACAATAAAGAGATTAACGGAACTATACTTATAACAGACGAAGTTAAAGGTAGAATTGACGAATATTACAAACAATATGGTGCAAAATAA
- a CDS encoding dihydroorotate dehydrogenase, translating into MMKVTINNVEFKNPVIAASGTFGFGEEFNNFYDVGILGGISSKGLTINPKQGNEGIRVYETPSGMMNSVGLQNPGIDAFIENELAKMRKYGTNVIANIGGGCLEDYEAAVSKIDSSNVDMIELNISCPNVKHGGMAFGIKSKVAYDVVREIKAMTKKPLMVKLSPNAEDIVDMAVKCQEAGADSISLINTLKGMAIDVYKRRPVFNNITAGLSGPAVKPIALRMVYEVAKAVDIPVIGLGGISSGKDAVEFMMAGASAVQIGTINFVNPMAGKEIVEEMESFLKEQGIKDINEIIGII; encoded by the coding sequence ATGATGAAAGTAACTATTAATAATGTAGAATTTAAAAATCCTGTAATAGCAGCATCGGGAACCTTTGGTTTTGGTGAGGAATTTAATAATTTTTATGATGTTGGAATTCTTGGCGGAATATCTTCAAAAGGGCTTACAATAAACCCCAAGCAAGGTAATGAAGGGATAAGAGTATATGAAACACCATCAGGAATGATGAATTCAGTAGGATTACAAAATCCAGGAATAGATGCATTTATAGAAAATGAGCTTGCGAAAATGAGAAAGTACGGAACTAATGTTATAGCAAATATTGGGGGAGGATGCTTGGAAGACTATGAAGCTGCTGTAAGTAAAATTGATAGCAGTAATGTTGACATGATTGAACTTAATATTTCTTGCCCAAATGTAAAACATGGTGGTATGGCTTTTGGGATTAAGTCAAAAGTAGCATATGATGTGGTTAGAGAAATTAAAGCCATGACTAAGAAGCCGTTGATGGTTAAATTATCTCCTAATGCAGAAGATATAGTAGATATGGCTGTAAAGTGCCAGGAAGCAGGAGCGGACTCTATATCATTAATAAATACCTTAAAAGGGATGGCTATAGATGTATATAAAAGAAGGCCGGTATTTAATAATATAACTGCAGGTCTTTCAGGGCCGGCTGTAAAACCAATTGCTCTTAGAATGGTTTATGAAGTGGCTAAGGCTGTAGATATTCCAGTAATAGGACTTGGAGGAATATCAAGTGGTAAAGATGCCGTAGAATTTATGATGGCAGGAGCTAGCGCAGTACAGATAGGAACGATTAATTTTGTAAATCCTATGGCTGGGAAAGAAATAGTTGAAGAAATGGAAAGTTTCTTGAAGGAACAAGGAATTAAGGATATTAACGAGATTATAGGAATAATATAA
- the surE gene encoding 5'/3'-nucleotidase SurE, translating into MNILITNDDGINAPGIIALAKEISKEHKVTIVAPKDQKSASSHSISIHSPIKIKEEFIEGLDCKAYSVSGTPADCTQVGLSFLKENIELVISGINKGPNVGTDILYSGTVSAAIEGTIYGIPSIAVSMDVEYGKDDEDYSKAVKWAIKVLDIAKEEYLKSDVVLNLNIPNFNERDIKGIKVCKIGRSTYKTEYILLESNEEGDLYTTKGTRNAIKEEESDLYYLYQGYVTLTPLHFDFTDFAILSDVTKIFEK; encoded by the coding sequence ATGAATATTTTAATTACTAACGACGATGGAATAAATGCACCAGGAATAATTGCTTTAGCAAAGGAAATTTCTAAGGAGCATAAGGTTACAATTGTTGCGCCCAAGGATCAAAAAAGTGCGTCTAGTCATTCAATATCTATTCATAGTCCGATTAAAATTAAAGAAGAATTCATTGAAGGCTTAGATTGTAAGGCTTATAGTGTTTCAGGAACGCCTGCTGATTGTACTCAAGTTGGGTTATCCTTTTTGAAAGAGAATATAGAGCTTGTAATATCTGGCATAAATAAAGGACCTAATGTAGGGACTGATATTTTATACTCAGGTACGGTATCGGCAGCAATAGAAGGAACCATATACGGAATTCCGTCAATTGCAGTTTCAATGGATGTTGAATATGGGAAAGATGATGAGGATTATTCTAAGGCTGTTAAATGGGCGATAAAAGTTTTAGATATAGCAAAGGAAGAATATTTAAAAAGTGATGTGGTATTAAATCTTAACATTCCAAATTTTAATGAAAGAGATATAAAGGGCATCAAAGTCTGTAAGATTGGAAGGTCCACATATAAAACAGAATATATACTTTTAGAAAGTAATGAAGAAGGTGACTTGTATACAACAAAAGGAACAAGAAATGCTATAAAGGAAGAAGAAAGTGATTTATATTATCTATATCAAGGATATGTTACATTAACACCGCTTCATTTTGATTTTACTGATTTTGCAATATTAAGTGATGTTACGAAAATATTTGAAAAATAA
- a CDS encoding dihydroorotase, which translates to MELLIKNARIVDVTQDFIGDIYIKDGIIEEIGQKIFKIDVETIECEGKILMPSFIDTHAHFRDPGLTWKEDIETGSRAALKGGYTGVCLMANTNPICSSKKVLEYVRNKSKEINLIDIHQCLSVTKDFDGVTLTHLEELLGDKEIKAISDDGVGISNSNTMLEAMEIAKKNNWVIMSHAESPEFSKVDMRIAENMMTIRDVELAKLSKARLHMCHVSTKEAIKCIIDGKVSGANITLEVTPHHIGLTRDINDYRVNPPIREKEDVEAIINAIKLGMVDTIGTDHAPHTADEKMKGSPGMVGIETAFSICYTKLVKENNVSLNKLSELMSYNPAKLLGMNKGKISIGVEGDLVLVDINKCLKVNPEEFASKGRNTPFTGMEFYGEILMTIKGGEIKYTHMKCARSAIGNISH; encoded by the coding sequence ATGGAACTGTTAATTAAAAACGCGAGGATAGTAGATGTAACCCAAGATTTTATAGGCGACATCTATATTAAGGACGGAATAATTGAAGAAATAGGGCAAAAGATCTTTAAGATAGATGTAGAAACTATTGAGTGTGAAGGAAAGATTTTAATGCCATCATTTATAGATACACATGCACATTTTAGAGATCCAGGTCTTACATGGAAAGAAGATATTGAAACAGGATCTAGAGCAGCGCTAAAAGGTGGTTACACAGGAGTTTGTCTTATGGCAAATACAAACCCTATATGTTCATCAAAAAAGGTTCTAGAATACGTAAGAAATAAATCTAAAGAAATTAATTTAATAGATATTCATCAATGTTTATCAGTAACAAAGGATTTTGATGGAGTGACATTAACTCATTTAGAAGAGCTTTTAGGTGATAAGGAAATTAAAGCAATTTCAGATGATGGAGTTGGGATATCAAACTCCAATACAATGCTTGAAGCCATGGAAATTGCGAAGAAGAATAACTGGGTTATAATGTCTCATGCTGAAAGTCCTGAATTCTCCAAAGTAGATATGAGGATAGCTGAGAATATGATGACAATAAGAGATGTAGAATTAGCTAAACTAAGTAAAGCTAGATTACACATGTGCCATGTCAGCACAAAGGAAGCTATAAAATGTATAATTGATGGAAAAGTGAGTGGCGCAAATATAACACTAGAGGTTACTCCTCATCATATTGGTCTAACAAGAGATATAAATGATTATAGAGTAAATCCTCCAATTAGAGAAAAAGAGGATGTAGAGGCAATAATAAATGCCATAAAATTGGGTATGGTTGATACAATAGGAACGGATCATGCTCCACATACAGCGGATGAGAAGATGAAAGGTTCGCCTGGAATGGTTGGAATAGAGACCGCATTTTCAATATGTTATACGAAATTAGTGAAAGAGAACAATGTTTCACTAAATAAATTAAGTGAGCTTATGTCATATAATCCTGCAAAGCTCCTAGGAATGAATAAAGGAAAAATTAGCATCGGAGTCGAAGGGGATTTAGTTTTAGTTGATATTAATAAATGCCTAAAAGTGAATCCAGAAGAATTTGCATCAAAGGGACGGAATACGCCATTTACAGGTATGGAATTCTACGGTGAAATTCTTATGACAATAAAGGGTGGAGAAATTAAGTATACACATATGAAATGTGCGCGAAGCGCAATAGGGAACATTTCACATTAG
- a CDS encoding dihydroorotate dehydrogenase electron transfer subunit has protein sequence MAITYRNAKVVSNKEISKDIYKLVVEDDAEIKAGQFYMLKLNGATFLPRPISICEKSKNKLTFLYAVVGNGTKEFTKLKEDDEISLTGPLGNGFDLEKEYNKVALVSGGIGTAPMLELAKKLRKKNPDQKIDLYAGFRHDVYLIDELKEYVNEVYISTNTGKNGHKGFVTEILKPEDYDTVLCCGPEIMMKKVVDMCKEKNVAVYVSMEKHMACGVGACLVCTCKTKDGHKRTCKDGPIFDGYYVEL, from the coding sequence ATGGCTATAACTTACAGAAATGCAAAAGTAGTTTCAAATAAAGAGATCTCAAAAGATATATATAAATTAGTAGTTGAAGATGATGCAGAAATAAAGGCAGGACAATTTTATATGTTAAAGCTAAATGGTGCAACATTTCTGCCAAGGCCAATAAGTATATGCGAAAAATCTAAGAATAAACTAACATTTTTATATGCTGTAGTAGGAAACGGAACTAAAGAATTTACTAAGCTTAAAGAAGATGATGAAATAAGCTTAACAGGGCCTCTTGGAAATGGGTTTGATTTAGAGAAAGAATATAACAAGGTAGCACTAGTTTCAGGGGGAATTGGAACAGCACCAATGCTTGAACTAGCAAAGAAATTAAGAAAGAAAAATCCAGATCAAAAGATAGATCTCTATGCAGGATTCAGACATGATGTTTACTTAATAGATGAGTTAAAAGAATATGTAAATGAAGTTTATATATCTACAAACACTGGAAAGAATGGTCATAAAGGATTTGTTACTGAAATTTTAAAACCAGAAGATTACGATACAGTGTTATGCTGCGGACCAGAAATTATGATGAAAAAAGTTGTAGATATGTGTAAAGAAAAGAATGTTGCTGTATATGTATCTATGGAAAAGCATATGGCATGTGGAGTGGGTGCATGTTTAGTATGTACTTGTAAAACAAAAGATGGACATAAGAGAACGTGTAAAGATGGTCCAATATTTGATGGATACTATGTTGAATTATAA
- the pflA gene encoding pyruvate formate-lyase-activating protein: protein MVKGNVHSIESMGLVDGPGIRVVVFLQGCALRCKYCHNPDTWATNGGEEYTPEQLVNKIERFKTYFASSGGGVTFSGGEPLRQPEFLLETLKLCKSKGINTCIDTAGYGFGDYDEILKYTDLVLFDIKHFTPEGYKNITLMNIDESLKFLEAMKRNNTKMWIRHVVVPGLTDDVEHLKELKKYIDEIPNVEKVELLPYHLLGTNKYEGLGIKYPLENVKAMDKELIKKYQKEIFGDYSYGK from the coding sequence ATGGTAAAAGGTAATGTTCATTCAATAGAGAGCATGGGTCTTGTGGACGGACCAGGAATTAGAGTAGTAGTGTTTTTGCAAGGTTGTGCGTTAAGATGTAAGTATTGTCATAATCCTGATACTTGGGCTACTAATGGTGGAGAGGAATATACTCCAGAACAGCTAGTTAATAAGATTGAAAGATTTAAAACTTATTTTGCAAGTAGTGGAGGAGGAGTCACATTCTCAGGTGGAGAGCCTTTAAGGCAGCCAGAATTTCTACTAGAAACTCTTAAACTATGCAAAAGTAAAGGAATTAATACTTGTATTGATACAGCAGGTTATGGATTTGGTGATTATGATGAAATATTAAAATATACAGATTTAGTTTTATTTGATATAAAACATTTTACACCAGAAGGATACAAAAATATAACTTTAATGAATATAGATGAATCCTTGAAATTCTTAGAAGCAATGAAGAGAAATAATACAAAGATGTGGATAAGGCATGTTGTGGTTCCGGGATTAACAGATGATGTAGAACATTTAAAGGAACTTAAAAAATACATCGACGAGATACCTAATGTTGAGAAAGTAGAATTACTTCCATATCATTTATTAGGTACAAATAAGTATGAAGGACTAGGGATTAAATATCCTCTTGAAAATGTAAAAGCTATGGATAAAGAATTAATTAAAAAATACCAGAAAGAGATATTTGGAGATTATTCTTATGGCAAATAA